The proteins below come from a single Panicum hallii strain FIL2 chromosome 7, PHallii_v3.1, whole genome shotgun sequence genomic window:
- the LOC112898980 gene encoding cytosolic invertase 1-like, whose translation MYPPQSTTPFPRRSRARLRSATRLRPRPRLAGKKRTQLRRAIYELGLSLSPPSFPPPLPLSRRLAARLVVETVESLLSSSRAGAGRGATTAAACEMEPAAAAAAMRKASSQASLADPDDFDLTRLLNHKPRINVERQRSFDDRSLSELSLSGAGAGGRGGWGGCGYSAGAESYESMYSPGGGLRSYCGTPASSTRLSFEPHPLVGEAWDALRRSLVSFRGQPLGTIAAVDHSAGEVLNYDQVFVRDFVPSALAFLMNGEPEVVRNFLLKTLLLQGWEKRIDRFKLGEGAMPASFKVLKDPKRGVDKLVADFGESAIGRVAPVDSGFWWIIILRAYTKSTGDMTLAEAPMCQKGIRLIMNQCLAEGFDTFPTLLCADGCCMIDRRMGVYGYPIEIQALFFMALRCALLMLKPDAEGKEIMERIVTRLAALSYHVRSYFWLDFQQLNDIYRFKTEEYSHTAVNKFNVNPESIPDWLFDFMPTRGGYFVGNVSPARMDFRWFALGNCVAILASLATPDQAAAIMDLIEERWEDLVGEMPVKICYPAIEGHEWQTVTGCDPKNTRWSYHNGGSWPVLLWLLTAACIKTGRLKIARRAIELAEARLARDGWPEYYDGKLGRYVGKQARKFQTWSIAGYLVAKMMLEDPSHLGMISLEEDKAMKPVLRRSASWTV comes from the exons ATGTACCCGCCCCAGTCCACAACCCCCTTCCCGCGCCGGAGCAGAGCCAGACTCCGCAGCGCGACGCGGCTCCGACCGCGACCACGACTCGCCGGGAAAAAGCGCacccagctccggcgagccatATACGAGCTCGGCCTATCCCTCTCTCCGCCAAGCTTTCCGCCCCCACTTCCTCTTAGCCGTCGTCTCGCCGCGCGGCTAGTGGTCGAGACCGTCGAGTCGCTCCTATCCTCGTCGCGCGCGGGGGCAGGCAGGGGCgcaacgacggcggcggcgtgcgagatggagccggcggcggcggcggcggcgatgcggaAGGCGTCGTCGCAGGCGTCGCTGGCGGACCCGGACGACTTCGACCTGACGCGGCTGCTGAACCACAAGCCGCGGATCAACGTGGAGCGGCAGCGCTCGTTCGACGACCGCTCCCTCAGCGAGCTCTCGCTctccggcgcgggcgcgggcggccgcgggggcTGGGGCGGGTGCGGGTACAGCGCGGGGGCGGAGAGCTACGAGAGCATGTACTCCCCCGGCGGCGGGCTGCGGTCCTACTGCGGCACGCCGGCCTCCTCCACGCGGCTCTCGTTCGAGCCCCACCCGCTCGTGGGCGAGGCCTGGGACGCGCTGCGCCGCTCCCTCGTGTCCTTCCGCGGCCAGCCCCTCGGCACCATCGCCGCCGTCGACCACTCCGCCGGCGAGGTGCTCAACTACGACCAG GTGTTCGTGCGTGACTTCGTGCCGAGCGCGCTGGCGTTCCTGATGAACGGGGAGCCGGAGGTGGTGCGGAACTTCCTGCTGAAGACGCTGCTGCTGCAGGGGTGGGAGAAGCGGATAGACCGGTTCAAGCTGGGCGAGGGCGCCATGCCGGCGAGCTTCAAGGTGCTCAAGGACCCCAAGCGCGGCGTGGACAAGCTGGTGGCGGACTTCGGCGAGAGCGCCATCGGCCGCGTGGCGCCCGTCGACTCGGGCTTCTGGTGGATTATCATCCTGAGGGCCTACACCAAGTCCACCGGCGACATGACGCTCGCCGAGGCGCCCATGTGCCAGAAGGGCATCCGCCTCATCATGAACCAGTGCCTCGCCGAGGGCTTCGACACCTTCCCCACCCTGCTCTGCGCCGACGGCTGCTGCATGATCGACCGCCGGATG gGCGTGTACGGGTACCCGATCGAGATCCAGGCCCTGTTCTTCATGGCGCTGCGGTGCGCGCTGCTGATGCTGAAGCCGGACGCGGAGGGGAAGGAGATCATGGAGCGGATCGTGacgcggctggcggcgctgagCTACCACGTGCGGAGCTACTTCTGGCTGGACTTCCAGCAGCTCAACGACATCTACCGGTTCAAGACGGAGGAGTACTCGCACACGGCCGTCAACAAGTTCAACGTCAACCCGGAGTCCATCCCGGACTGGCTGTTCGACTTCATGCCCACCCGCGGCGGCTACTTCGTCGGCAACGTCAGCCCGGCCCGGATGGACTTCCGCTGGTTCGCGCTCGGGAACTGCGTCGCCATCCTCGCCTCGCTCGCCACGCCCGACCAGGCCGCCGCCATCATGGACCTCATCGAGGAGCGATGGGAGGACCTCGTCGGCGAGATGCCCGTCAAGATTTGCTACCCGGCCATCGAGGGCCACGAGTGGCAGACGGTCACGGGGTGCGACCCCAAGAACACGAGGTGGAGCTACCACAACGGCGGGTCCTGGCCAG TGCTGCTCTGGCTGCTCACCGCGGCGTGCATCAAGACCGGGCGGCTCAAGATCGCCAGGCGCGCGATCGAGCTGGCGGAGGCGAGGCTGGCGAGGGACGGCTGGCCGGAGTACTACGACGGCAAGCTGGGGCGGTACGTCGGGAAGCAGGCGAGGAAGTTCCAGACGTGGTCCATCGCGGGGTACCTGGTGGCCAAGATGATGCTGGAGGACCCGTCCCACCTCGGCATGATCTCCCTCGAGGAGGACAAGGCCATGAAGCCGGTGCTCAGGAGGTCGGCCTCGTGGACGGTgtga